The following are encoded in a window of Rubrobacter naiadicus genomic DNA:
- a CDS encoding YqjF family protein gives MSARAAVRTPVVPRGPWALSMRWHDLLFMHWPVPEEVLRPMIPGSLAVDTFGGSAWLGVVPFRMSGVRPRPLPAVERISDFPEINLRTYVVGADGEAGVWFFSLDAASRLAVRLARTFYGLPYFDARMSCHPEGGWVRYESVRTHRGAPPARFAGRYRPRGSVFEAAPGSLEDFLTGRYLLYSAGRGGRLMRAAIRHRPWPLQPAEIDVDRLEMTSPVGLEEPSGEPLLHFARYLEVVAWFPEEVG, from the coding sequence TTGAGCGCCCGGGCGGCGGTGCGTACCCCGGTGGTCCCGCGTGGTCCGTGGGCGCTCTCGATGCGCTGGCACGATCTGCTGTTCATGCACTGGCCGGTACCGGAGGAGGTGCTGCGTCCCATGATCCCCGGCTCCCTCGCGGTGGATACCTTCGGGGGGAGTGCCTGGCTCGGGGTGGTTCCGTTCCGGATGAGCGGGGTGCGTCCGCGCCCGTTGCCGGCCGTGGAACGTATCTCCGACTTCCCGGAGATCAATTTGCGCACCTACGTCGTCGGTGCGGACGGAGAAGCTGGGGTGTGGTTCTTCAGCCTGGACGCGGCGAGCCGGCTCGCCGTGCGCCTGGCGAGGACCTTCTACGGCCTGCCGTACTTCGACGCCCGCATGTCCTGCCACCCGGAGGGAGGGTGGGTCCGCTACGAGAGCGTCCGCACCCACCGGGGGGCGCCGCCTGCGCGCTTCGCCGGGCGCTACCGCCCGAGGGGGTCGGTCTTCGAGGCCGCCCCCGGCTCGCTCGAGGACTTTCTCACCGGACGCTACCTGCTGTACTCCGCGGGGAGGGGCGGGAGGCTGATGCGCGCCGCGATACGGCACCGCCCCTGGCCGCTGCAGCCCGCCGAGATCGACGTGGACCGGTTGGAGATGACCTCCCCGGTGGGGCTCGAGGAGCCTTCCGGGGAGCCTCTTTTGCACTTCGCCAGATACCTGG
- a CDS encoding HD domain-containing protein codes for MTDTKRLDIPEPLARLGERFRAAGHELFLVGGFVREGLTGEEVREVDATTGARPQEIKRLLKPLARSLWTVGERFGTIGGTVDGYEVEVTTYRSESYTAGDRHPDVSFGESLEDDLSRRDFTMNAVAASTLTGEIFDPFGGREDLERGIIRPVGEVMERMREDPLRMMRAVRFQATLTTPEKPFEMTPELEEAIRENASWLESISKERIREEFEKILLSRNPDLGVRTLVRLHLMPYVVPEFMETVDVEQEAEFHHKDVFEHTLIVLKNVDRDPILRKAAFFHDIGKPRTLVYEHRCTYCGARSTKKDAAEGECERCGGRTVPRKIHFYGHENVGAGIARRAMRRLAYPKDDVDAVAHLVANHMRPMSYAAGRDPWTDSAVRRFIRDTHLARGEKELTNVDMLLRLARADITGSAPRRRRIAKESWRSLRERVDEVRRKDEIEKLKSPLDGNELMEHFGRGPGPWIKPIKNYLEGEVIEGRLAQDDKERAWELAERFVREHGILDEG; via the coding sequence TTGACCGACACTAAGAGGCTGGACATACCCGAACCCCTCGCCCGGCTGGGTGAGAGGTTCCGCGCTGCCGGTCACGAGCTCTTCCTCGTGGGAGGGTTCGTGCGCGAGGGGCTCACGGGCGAGGAGGTGCGGGAGGTCGATGCCACGACCGGTGCGCGCCCGCAGGAGATAAAGCGTCTCCTGAAGCCGCTCGCCCGGTCGCTGTGGACCGTCGGGGAGCGCTTCGGGACCATAGGCGGGACGGTGGACGGCTACGAGGTGGAGGTGACGACCTACCGCAGCGAGTCGTACACCGCCGGCGACCGTCACCCGGACGTCTCCTTCGGTGAGAGCCTCGAGGACGACCTCTCGCGGCGGGACTTCACCATGAACGCGGTAGCGGCCTCGACGCTCACCGGTGAGATCTTCGACCCGTTCGGCGGCCGGGAGGATCTCGAGCGCGGGATCATCCGCCCGGTCGGGGAGGTCATGGAGAGGATGCGCGAGGATCCTCTGCGGATGATGCGTGCCGTTCGCTTCCAGGCGACCCTGACCACGCCCGAGAAGCCCTTCGAGATGACCCCGGAACTGGAGGAGGCGATCCGCGAGAACGCCTCGTGGCTCGAGAGCATCTCGAAAGAACGCATTCGGGAGGAGTTCGAGAAGATCCTGCTCTCCAGAAACCCGGACCTCGGGGTGAGGACGCTGGTGAGGCTTCATCTCATGCCCTACGTGGTGCCGGAGTTCATGGAGACCGTGGACGTCGAGCAGGAGGCCGAATTCCACCACAAGGACGTCTTCGAGCACACCCTGATCGTGCTCAAGAATGTCGATCGCGACCCCATCCTGCGCAAGGCGGCGTTCTTTCACGACATCGGCAAGCCGCGCACGCTCGTCTACGAGCACCGCTGCACCTACTGCGGTGCGAGGAGCACGAAGAAGGATGCCGCCGAGGGCGAGTGCGAGCGCTGCGGCGGCAGGACGGTGCCGAGGAAGATCCACTTCTACGGCCACGAGAACGTCGGGGCCGGGATAGCCCGGAGGGCGATGCGGCGCCTGGCCTACCCGAAGGACGACGTCGACGCGGTGGCGCACCTCGTGGCGAACCACATGCGCCCGATGAGCTACGCCGCCGGGCGTGACCCCTGGACCGACTCGGCCGTCAGGCGTTTCATCCGCGACACCCATCTGGCACGGGGTGAGAAGGAGCTGACCAACGTGGACATGCTCCTGCGCCTGGCGCGGGCGGACATCACCGGCAGCGCCCCGCGCCGGCGGCGCATCGCCAAGGAGTCCTGGCGTTCGCTGCGCGAGCGGGTGGACGAGGTGCGCAGGAAGGACGAGATAGAGAAGCTCAAGAGCCCGCTCGACGGCAACGAGCTTATGGAGCACTTCGGGCGGGGGCCCGGGCCCTGGATCAAACCGATAAAGAACTACCTCGAGGGCGAGGTGATAGAGGGCCGGCTCGCCCAGGACGACAAGGAGCGGGCCTGGGAACTGGCCGAGCGCTTCGTCCGCGAGCACGGCATCCTGGACGAGGGGTAG
- a CDS encoding Crp/Fnr family transcriptional regulator: MYGENAPPSWARLPGARCRAVEHLSKLEGLQEFEVFEGLGEDFFQALAISAAVLEIAAGTALYREGEPSGAVYFMREGRVKIYRSSGGPKNRDQILGVFGDGAILGLASALEGQPQSHGATALTDCVLYGVFRDDLLEIMERFPAGAVRLSRVLAARSRELEDLVGDLVFHSAPQRVARMLLDLAAEEGRVTRRGVVFSPSLSRQEMAEATGISREALSRTLSRLASEGILELDSKSITILKPAELRART, encoded by the coding sequence TTGTACGGTGAGAACGCACCGCCGTCCTGGGCGCGGCTGCCCGGGGCCCGATGCCGGGCGGTGGAGCACCTCTCCAAGCTCGAAGGGCTGCAGGAGTTCGAGGTCTTCGAGGGGCTCGGCGAGGACTTCTTCCAGGCGCTCGCCATCTCGGCGGCCGTCCTCGAGATAGCGGCCGGGACCGCCCTCTACCGGGAGGGAGAGCCCTCTGGAGCGGTGTACTTCATGCGCGAAGGGCGGGTCAAGATCTACCGCTCCTCCGGCGGTCCCAAAAACCGCGACCAGATCCTCGGCGTCTTCGGCGACGGTGCGATCCTGGGGCTCGCCTCCGCGCTCGAGGGGCAGCCCCAGAGCCACGGGGCCACCGCCCTCACCGACTGCGTGCTCTACGGTGTCTTCCGGGATGATCTCCTGGAGATAATGGAGCGTTTCCCCGCCGGGGCGGTGCGCCTCTCCCGCGTGCTCGCAGCCCGCAGCCGGGAGCTCGAGGACCTCGTCGGGGACCTCGTCTTCCACAGCGCTCCCCAGCGGGTCGCGCGCATGCTGCTCGACCTCGCCGCCGAGGAGGGACGGGTCACCAGGAGAGGGGTGGTCTTCTCGCCTTCCCTCTCCCGGCAGGAGATGGCCGAAGCGACCGGCATCTCCCGCGAGGCGCTCTCCAGGACCCTCTCCCGCCTCGCCTCCGAAGGCATCCTGGAGCTGGACAGCAAGTCCATAACCATCCTCAAACCCGCGGAGCTGCGCGCCCGGACCTGA
- a CDS encoding ferredoxin family protein yields the protein MAYVITEPCIGEKNQSCVEVCPVDCIYDAGDQFLINPEECIDCGACEPECPVEAIFPEDEVPEDMQSYITKAQEYDFSGQEPG from the coding sequence TTGGCCTACGTGATCACGGAGCCGTGCATCGGCGAGAAGAACCAGAGCTGCGTCGAGGTCTGTCCGGTCGACTGCATCTACGACGCGGGGGATCAGTTCCTGATCAACCCGGAGGAGTGCATCGACTGCGGGGCGTGCGAGCCGGAGTGCCCGGTCGAGGCGATCTTCCCGGAGGACGAGGTCCCCGAGGACATGCAGAGCTATATAACCAAGGCTCAGGAGTACGACTTCTCCGGCCAGGAGCCCGGCTGA
- a CDS encoding class E sortase — MFQALKRKARSRIRTLLSLVVSLVMVAAGLALIGFFFLGSRTTDTNGANPGGFNIPRVEPSQGGRVPKIARVPKNDTLRLTIPAMSRVKDAVVPTVPSDDVKALNNHVAIHLKGTGFPWQKTANVYIAGHRLGYVGTKSLLAFYDLGSLKKGDRIYLTDSSGTRYTYRVYREFTVSPTDLGVTRAIPGRNIVTLQTCTLPDYSHRLIVRGKLVSVKEGAGSTS, encoded by the coding sequence GTGTTCCAGGCTCTGAAGCGTAAAGCGAGATCACGTATCAGGACCCTGCTCTCGCTGGTGGTGAGCCTCGTCATGGTGGCGGCCGGGCTCGCGCTCATCGGGTTCTTCTTCCTCGGGAGCAGGACCACCGATACCAACGGGGCCAACCCGGGCGGGTTCAACATCCCCCGCGTGGAGCCTTCGCAGGGCGGGCGAGTACCGAAGATCGCCCGGGTGCCGAAGAACGATACGCTGCGCCTGACGATCCCCGCGATGAGCCGGGTGAAGGACGCCGTGGTGCCTACGGTGCCGAGCGACGACGTGAAGGCCCTCAACAACCACGTCGCCATCCACCTCAAGGGCACGGGTTTCCCCTGGCAGAAGACCGCGAACGTCTACATCGCCGGACACCGCCTCGGTTACGTGGGAACCAAGAGCCTGCTCGCCTTCTACGACCTCGGGAGCCTGAAGAAGGGTGACAGGATCTACCTGACCGACTCGAGCGGCACCCGCTACACTTACAGGGTCTACAGAGAGTTCACCGTCTCGCCGACGGACCTGGGCGTCACACGGGCCATACCGGGTAGAAACATAGTCACCCTGCAGACCTGTACGCTCCCGGATTACTCGCACCGTCTGATCGTGCGGGGGAAGCTCGTCTCGGTGAAGGAGGGGGCGGGGAGCACCTCCTAA
- the thiT gene encoding energy-coupled thiamine transporter ThiT: MSGFRDTRVLTEAALAVALAFVLGLVKIFRMPEGGSISFEMIPLVLLALRQGPGVGAVAGAAYGVLDLISDPYVLNPVQVLFDYPLPFAAMGLAGLFRPTPRGAVLGTVAAVAGRFVCHFISGVAFFASYAPKGWNPYLYSAAYNAGYLVPSLLITLAVVVVLLRALGAARPSRRQLELSRHA, translated from the coding sequence GTGAGCGGGTTCAGGGACACGAGGGTGCTCACCGAGGCGGCGCTGGCGGTGGCGCTCGCGTTCGTGCTGGGGCTGGTGAAGATCTTCAGGATGCCGGAGGGCGGTTCGATCTCGTTCGAGATGATCCCGCTGGTCCTGCTCGCGCTGCGTCAGGGCCCCGGCGTCGGGGCGGTTGCGGGCGCGGCGTACGGCGTCCTGGATCTGATCTCGGACCCATACGTCCTCAACCCGGTGCAGGTGCTCTTCGACTACCCGCTCCCATTCGCCGCGATGGGGCTCGCCGGGCTCTTCCGGCCCACCCCGCGCGGGGCGGTGCTCGGCACGGTGGCCGCGGTGGCGGGTCGCTTCGTCTGCCACTTCATAAGCGGGGTCGCCTTCTTCGCCTCCTACGCCCCGAAGGGCTGGAACCCATACCTCTACTCCGCCGCGTACAACGCCGGGTACCTGGTGCCGAGTCTCCTGATCACGCTCGCCGTCGTGGTCGTGCTGCTGCGGGCGCTCGGGGCGGCGCGGCCCTCGCGGCGGCAGCTGGAGTTGTCGAGGCATGCTTAG
- a CDS encoding NUDIX hydrolase, with product MTDGSWSTLASRYVYRNRWCALRVDEVRLPDGATIDYCVLESGGFASVVPLTDEGGVVLVRQWRQPLGRFTLELPSGAVDAGEDPEEAARRELFEETGYRAQGLERLVSVHTSTGRTDEVCHLFRCRALPDEKGPAPEPTEFLRSVVVPLGEALEKVAAGEITDAATVLGISWVAGGCGPRSGGVE from the coding sequence ATGACCGACGGGAGCTGGAGCACGCTCGCGAGCCGCTACGTCTACCGCAACCGCTGGTGCGCCCTGCGGGTGGACGAGGTGAGGCTGCCCGACGGGGCGACGATAGACTACTGCGTGCTCGAGAGCGGTGGGTTCGCCTCGGTGGTTCCGCTTACTGACGAGGGCGGGGTGGTACTCGTGCGGCAGTGGCGGCAGCCGCTCGGGCGGTTCACGCTGGAGCTGCCGAGCGGAGCGGTGGACGCCGGGGAGGATCCTGAGGAGGCCGCCCGGCGGGAGCTTTTCGAGGAGACGGGATACCGGGCCCAGGGGCTGGAGCGCCTCGTCTCCGTGCACACGAGCACCGGGCGCACGGACGAAGTCTGCCACCTCTTCCGATGCCGGGCTCTGCCGGACGAAAAGGGGCCGGCCCCCGAGCCCACGGAGTTTTTGCGCTCCGTAGTGGTGCCGCTCGGCGAGGCGCTGGAGAAGGTCGCTGCCGGTGAGATAACCGACGCCGCCACCGTCCTTGGGATCTCGTGGGTCGCCGGAGGTTGTGGGCCACGGAGTGGTGGGGTAGAGTAG
- the thiD gene encoding bifunctional hydroxymethylpyrimidine kinase/phosphomethylpyrimidine kinase, giving the protein MKTALSIAGSDSGGGAGIQADIKAFARCGVHGTTAIVAITAQNTVGVSNIFALPTQVVIEQIEAVVSDIGADAVKTGMLFNAEIVSAVAGAIRRLGLKNVVVDPVMVAESGATLLEPEAVDAYREELLPLADVITPNLDEAFVLAGRKKDPEEVHGCARDLAELGPGAVIITGGHRASGADLLYDGEHFVEIEGPVHESGAAHGSGCTHSSALAAFLARGFGLEEAARRARAIASEAVEYGLTGIGRGAGPVNVLGPLMEGEG; this is encoded by the coding sequence ATGAAGACCGCGCTCAGCATAGCCGGGAGCGACTCCGGAGGTGGGGCGGGCATCCAGGCGGACATCAAGGCCTTCGCCCGCTGCGGGGTGCACGGAACCACCGCGATAGTCGCGATCACGGCTCAGAACACCGTCGGGGTGAGCAACATATTCGCGCTGCCGACGCAGGTGGTGATCGAGCAGATCGAAGCGGTCGTCTCGGACATCGGGGCGGACGCGGTGAAGACCGGGATGCTCTTCAACGCCGAGATCGTCTCGGCCGTGGCGGGGGCGATCCGCCGGCTGGGGCTCAAGAACGTCGTCGTGGATCCGGTGATGGTCGCCGAGAGCGGGGCCACGCTGCTCGAACCGGAGGCCGTGGACGCCTACCGCGAGGAGCTCCTGCCCCTCGCCGACGTCATCACCCCGAACCTCGACGAGGCGTTCGTCCTCGCCGGGCGGAAGAAAGATCCGGAGGAGGTCCACGGGTGCGCCCGCGACCTCGCGGAGCTGGGGCCGGGGGCGGTGATCATCACCGGCGGGCACCGCGCCTCCGGTGCGGACCTGCTCTACGACGGCGAGCATTTCGTGGAGATAGAAGGCCCGGTGCACGAGAGCGGAGCGGCCCACGGCTCCGGCTGCACCCACTCCTCGGCTCTGGCCGCCTTCCTCGCGCGCGGCTTCGGCCTCGAGGAGGCGGCCCGGAGGGCCCGCGCCATCGCCTCCGAGGCCGTCGAGTACGGGCTCACGGGGATAGGCCGCGGGGCGGGACCGGTGAACGTGCTCGGGCCGCTCATGGAGGGAGAGGGATGA
- a CDS encoding sulfurtransferase — protein sequence MEDFDSLVSTAWLAEHLEEHDLRVLDVRGYVKKTDLGGGRQRAEYLPAHEEYEEAHIPGSLYVDWTADITDPDDPVPVQIAPPERFADLMSSLGVGEDTRVVAYDHTGGQFATRLWWALVYYGHDAVAVLDGGWRKWVSEGRPVTGEVPRVEPARFVPRPRPEWRRSAEEVLEASRGGRAFILDARDEGQYTGAVRRGRRGGHIPGARNLHSESLFDPGSGTFLSQEELRERVRRAGVPEEKDAEVVAYCNGGVAATVPLFVLHRLGYRNLSNYDGSWNEWGEREDLPTEP from the coding sequence ATGGAGGATTTCGACAGCCTGGTCTCGACCGCCTGGCTCGCGGAGCACCTGGAGGAGCACGACCTGCGGGTTCTGGACGTCCGGGGTTACGTGAAGAAGACCGACCTCGGCGGTGGACGTCAGCGGGCCGAGTACCTCCCGGCGCACGAGGAGTACGAGGAGGCGCACATCCCCGGCTCCCTCTACGTCGACTGGACGGCCGACATCACGGACCCGGACGATCCCGTGCCGGTGCAGATCGCCCCTCCGGAGCGTTTCGCGGACCTGATGTCCTCGCTCGGCGTCGGGGAGGATACGCGTGTGGTGGCCTACGACCACACCGGGGGGCAGTTCGCCACCCGACTCTGGTGGGCGCTCGTCTACTACGGGCACGATGCGGTGGCGGTGCTCGACGGCGGGTGGAGGAAGTGGGTCTCCGAGGGACGCCCGGTCACGGGCGAGGTGCCCCGGGTCGAGCCCGCCAGGTTCGTCCCGCGTCCGAGGCCGGAGTGGCGCAGGAGCGCGGAGGAGGTGCTGGAGGCGAGCCGGGGTGGGAGGGCCTTCATCCTCGACGCCCGCGACGAGGGACAGTACACGGGTGCGGTGCGCCGGGGGAGGCGCGGAGGACACATCCCCGGTGCGCGCAACCTGCACTCCGAGAGCCTCTTCGACCCCGGGAGCGGCACCTTCCTGTCGCAGGAGGAGCTGCGGGAGCGGGTGCGGAGAGCCGGGGTCCCCGAGGAGAAAGACGCGGAGGTCGTCGCCTACTGCAACGGCGGGGTCGCGGCGACCGTACCGCTCTTCGTTCTGCACCGGCTCGGCTACAGAAACCTCTCCAACTACGACGGCTCGTGGAACGAGTGGGGCGAGAGGGAGGATCTGCCCACCGAACCCTGA
- a CDS encoding SDR family NAD(P)-dependent oxidoreductase, which yields MLEGKVAIVTGASRGLGRALALAFAREGASLVLNSRGEEGLRTVAEEAGRFGTGVESVAADVSTAEGARRLVDAAIGRFGRIDVLVNNAGILGPRVRIEDYPEEEWRRVLDVNLTGPFLLCKAAIPHLSEGASIINVVSGVSIEGRPEWGAYSVSKFGLEGLTQILAGELADRGVRVNSVDPGGMRTEMRAAAYPEEDPMTLITPEENTAVFLYLASEESAGTTGRRFKAQQFARRG from the coding sequence ATGCTCGAAGGAAAGGTAGCCATCGTAACCGGCGCCAGCAGGGGGCTCGGGCGCGCGCTCGCGCTGGCTTTCGCCCGGGAGGGGGCGAGTCTCGTGCTCAACTCCCGCGGTGAGGAGGGTCTGCGCACCGTCGCCGAAGAAGCCGGCAGGTTCGGCACCGGGGTGGAATCCGTCGCGGCGGACGTCTCCACCGCCGAGGGGGCGCGTCGGCTCGTGGACGCGGCAATCGGGCGTTTCGGTAGGATAGACGTGCTCGTCAACAACGCCGGCATCCTCGGTCCGCGGGTACGTATAGAGGACTACCCGGAAGAGGAGTGGCGACGGGTGCTCGACGTCAACCTGACCGGGCCGTTCCTGCTGTGCAAGGCCGCGATCCCGCACCTCTCCGAAGGGGCTTCGATCATCAACGTGGTGAGCGGGGTGAGCATCGAGGGACGGCCCGAGTGGGGGGCCTACTCGGTGAGCAAGTTCGGCCTCGAAGGGCTCACCCAGATCCTCGCCGGGGAGCTCGCGGACAGGGGAGTGCGCGTCAACTCCGTGGACCCCGGAGGGATGCGCACGGAGATGCGCGCCGCGGCCTACCCGGAGGAGGACCCGATGACCCTCATCACCCCGGAGGAGAACACCGCCGTCTTCCTCTATCTGGCCTCCGAGGAATCCGCCGGGACAACCGGTCGGCGCTTCAAGGCACAGCAGTTCGCGAGGCGGGGTTAG
- the thiM gene encoding hydroxyethylthiazole kinase: MRAEEILRRIGEEKPLVHHLTNYVTVNLVANVTLCTGALPVMAHAVEEVEEMVASASALVINMGTLDPQWIEAMLRAGKEANRRGVPVVFDPVGAGATSFRSRMAHRLLSEVEMAAVCGNAGEIATLAGLEAEVRGVESLSGDAKEAVRGAARALGTTVAATGPTDYVSDGGRVFAVSNGHPLMGRVVGSGCASTAVIGCFAAAGGGDAETIAGALAFFGLAGEAAAPLADGPGTFEPRLLDAIASLAGNPEGLEGRLRVEEVSA; this comes from the coding sequence ATGAGAGCGGAGGAGATCCTGCGCAGGATCGGGGAGGAGAAGCCCCTCGTCCACCATCTGACCAACTACGTCACGGTCAACCTGGTCGCGAACGTGACCCTTTGCACCGGGGCGCTGCCGGTGATGGCGCATGCCGTGGAGGAGGTCGAGGAGATGGTCGCCTCCGCCAGCGCGCTCGTCATCAACATGGGCACGCTCGATCCGCAGTGGATAGAGGCGATGCTCCGGGCGGGGAAGGAGGCCAACCGGCGCGGTGTGCCGGTCGTCTTCGACCCGGTGGGTGCCGGGGCGACCTCATTCCGCTCCCGGATGGCGCACAGGCTCCTCTCGGAGGTGGAGATGGCCGCCGTCTGCGGCAACGCCGGGGAGATAGCGACCCTCGCCGGGCTCGAGGCCGAGGTTCGCGGTGTCGAGAGCCTCTCCGGGGACGCGAAGGAGGCCGTCCGCGGGGCCGCCCGCGCGCTCGGCACGACGGTGGCCGCGACCGGCCCCACCGACTACGTGAGCGACGGGGGACGGGTTTTCGCCGTCTCGAACGGGCACCCCTTGATGGGGCGGGTCGTGGGGAGCGGCTGCGCCTCGACCGCGGTCATCGGGTGCTTCGCCGCCGCGGGTGGGGGAGACGCGGAGACCATCGCCGGGGCGCTGGCTTTCTTCGGGCTCGCGGGGGAGGCCGCCGCGCCGCTCGCCGATGGTCCCGGCACCTTCGAGCCGCGCCTGCTCGACGCGATAGCTTCGCTCGCGGGGAATCCGGAGGGTCTGGAGGGCAGGCTGCGCGTGGAGGAGGTTTCGGCTTGA